From the genome of Spinacia oleracea cultivar Varoflay chromosome 2, BTI_SOV_V1, whole genome shotgun sequence, one region includes:
- the LOC110776562 gene encoding uncharacterized protein produces the protein MATSLFLATPLFHPSQNREVSERAIGKFNSSLFGELLRNPSLVQKGITQNCRNKSVSITSLFGRKVKAKTKRETVVPDPDYRIPIVLLGATGALVYTDNLLAAVPVGLLGLLLLVQATRVRFVFDDEALEVKVGSELKESEENVFVGGKNRWKYSTFVNWEFWWPNFPILVYFKETQTKPEGQIHFFPIIFNGKQLYDVMVERSGPSETSGPKST, from the exons ATGGCCACTTCTCTGTTCTTGGCTACTCCACTTTTCCATCCTTCTCAGA ATAGAGAAGTAAGTGAAAGAGCTATAGGAAAGTTCAATAGCTCACTCTTTGGGGAATTGTTAAGAAATCCAAGTCTTGTTCAGAAAGGGATTACTCAGAATTGCAGAAACAAGAGTGTCTCAATCACCTCACTG TTTGGAAGGAAAGTGAAAGCTAAGACCAAGAGGGAAACTGTGGTACCTGACCCAGATTATCGAATACCTATCGTCCTGCTTG GTGCAACAGGTGCTTTAGTTTATACTGACAATCTACTAGCAGCAGTTCCAGTAGGTCTTCTTGGATTACTTCTTCTTGTTCAG GCTACAAGGGTCAGGTTTGTCTTTGATGATGAAGCTTTG GAGGTGAAAGTGGGTTCTGAGCTCAAGGAATCAGAAGAAAATGTTTTTGTGGGCGGCAAGAATCGTTGGAA GTACTCCACATTCGTAAACTGGGAGTTCTGGTGGCCAAATTTCCCTATCTTGGTGTATTTcaaagaaacacaaaccaagcCAGAAGGACAAATTCACTTCTTCCCTATAATATTT AATGGAAAGCAACTCTATGATGTCATGGTAGAGCGATCAGGTCCATCAGAAACCAGTGGCCCAAAATCGACGTGA
- the LOC110776566 gene encoding protein BUNDLE SHEATH DEFECTIVE 2, chloroplastic — MAQSMCFSPITSVSSSPLKPGALIGNNSGIVKIVQGLPKLGSARFQSIEVKAEDQKTYSGSAGTKTNSIVCAACDGNGAKLCTQCEGEGVNSQDHFNGQYKAGGLCWLCRGKREILCGDCNGAGFIGGFMSTFDE; from the exons ATGGCGCAATCTATGTGTTTTAGTCCCATAACTTCAGTTAGCAGCAGCCCATTAAAACCAG GGGCTTTAATTGGAAATAATTCTGGTATTGTAAAGATTGTTCAAGGATTACCCAAATTGGGTTctgcaagatttcaatccatTGAGGTTAAG GCAGAAGACCAAAAAACCTACAGTGGCAGTGCAGGCACCAAGACAAATAGCATAGTGTGTGCTGCATGTGACGGAAATG GTGCAAAGTTATGTACACAGTGTGAGGGAGAAGGTGTGAACTCCCAAGATCATTTTAACGGACAGTATAAGGCTGGTGGATTATGTTGGCTTTGCAG AGGGAAAAGGGAGATTCTGTGTGGAGACTGTAACGGGGCTGGCTTTATAGGTGGATTTATGAGTACATTCGACGAGTGA
- the LOC110776564 gene encoding embryo-specific protein ATS3A isoform X1 — MARFHIFLALFSIILIHASSSSIPSTDTESELPLLSLRIKPNLTSASSCTFRVEIKTSCNSVSYTRDQISLSFGDAYGNQVYVPRIDNPSARAFEACSTDTYDVTGPCTYDVCYVYLYRRGYDGWKVQSVRISSPYIRTVTFKYNSWIQSDVWFGYNYCNGSSSQGYNKPQLSTLIMTLVALLFLAFQRCLI; from the exons atggCGAGATTCCATATTTTCCTGGCCCttttttccatcatcttaatcCACGCTTCATCATCATCCATCCCTTCTACTGATACTGAATCAGAACTCCCTCTTCTTTCTCTCAGGATTAAGCCTAATCTG ACAAGTGCTTCAAGCTGCACTTTCAGAGTTGAAATCAAAACAAGCTGCAATTCGGTATCTTACACTAGAGATCAAATTAGTCTTTCTTTTGGCGATGCTTATGGGAATCAG GTGTATGTGCCAAGGATTGATAATCCGTCTGCTCGTGCTTTCGAGGCGTGCTCAACGGATACCTATGATGTAACCGGCCCATGTACATATGATGTATGCTATGTGTACCTTTACCGGAGGGGATATGATGGCTGGAAGGTACAGAGTGTGCGGATTTCCAGCCCGTATATAAGGACCGTGACCTTCAAATACAACAGTTGGATACAAAGCGATGTTTGGTTCGGGTACAATTATTGCAATG GATCTTCCTCTCAGGGCTATAATAAACCTCAATTAAGCACCCTTATCATGACCCTTGTAGCACTGCTGTTTCTCGCGTTCCAACGGTGCTTGATCTGA
- the LOC110776564 gene encoding embryo-specific protein ATS3A isoform X2 has translation MARFHIFLALFSIILIHASSSSIPSTDTESELPLLSLRIKPNLTSASSCTFRVEIKTSCNSVSYTRDQISLSFGDAYGNQVYVPRIDNPSARAFEACSTDTYDVTGPCTYDVCYVYLYRRGYDGWKVQSVRISSPYIRTVTFKYNSWIQSDVWFGYNYCNGSSSQGYKPPLSTLIMTLVALLFLTFEWCLF, from the exons atggCGAGATTCCATATTTTCCTGGCCCttttttccatcatcttaatcCACGCTTCATCATCATCCATCCCTTCTACTGATACTGAATCAGAACTCCCTCTTCTTTCTCTCAGGATTAAGCCTAATCTG ACAAGTGCTTCAAGCTGCACTTTCAGAGTTGAAATCAAAACAAGCTGCAATTCGGTATCTTACACTAGAGATCAAATTAGTCTTTCTTTTGGCGATGCTTATGGGAATCAG GTGTATGTGCCAAGGATTGATAATCCGTCTGCTCGTGCTTTCGAGGCGTGCTCAACGGATACCTATGATGTAACCGGCCCATGTACATATGATGTATGCTATGTGTACCTTTACCGGAGGGGATATGATGGCTGGAAGGTACAGAGTGTGCGGATTTCCAGCCCGTATATAAGGACCGTGACCTTCAAATACAACAGTTGGATACAAAGCGATGTTTGGTTCGGGTACAATTATTGCAATG GGTCTTCTTCTCAAGGTTATAAACCTCCATTAAGCACCCTTATCATGACCCTTGTAGCACTGCTGTTTCTCACGTTCGAATGGTGCTTGTTCTGA